The following are encoded together in the Hoplias malabaricus isolate fHopMal1 chromosome 3, fHopMal1.hap1, whole genome shotgun sequence genome:
- the eif2s2 gene encoding eukaryotic translation initiation factor 2 subunit 2 — translation MSGDEMIFDPTMTKKKKKKKKPFMLEEEGGEGDEGPQVETKEPEVDGGEEKDLDVEEDEGRKKEPSDDLDDLNFFNQKKKKKKSKKEKIFDNELDEGMKELKIEAEPSETLEDDDLMLPAKKKKSKKIKDFQDDTDVPSRDDGLEDEDSKNLDDITFSTQTGPAWAGSERDYTYDELLSRVFNIMREKNPDMVAGEKRKFVMKPPQVVRVGTKKTSFVNFTDICKLLHRQPKHLLAFLLAELGTSGSIDGNNQLVIKGRFQQKQIENVLRRYIKEYVTCHTCRSPETILQKDTRLYFLQCETCHSRCSVASIKIGFQAVTGKRAQLRAKAN, via the exons ATGATATTTGACCCCACCATgaccaagaagaagaagaagaagaagaagcccTTTAtgctggaggaggagggtgGAGAGGGGGATGAAGGGCCACAGGTGGAGACAAAAGAGCCAGAGGTGgatggaggagaggagaaagaCTTGGATGTGGAGGAAGACGAGGGAAGAAAGAAAG AGCCGTCGGACGACCTGGACGACCTTAACTTCTTCAaccagaaaaagaagaaaaagaaatccaAGAAGGAGAAGATTTTCGACAATGAGCTGGATGAAGGGATGAAG GAGCTGAAGATTGAAGCTGAGCCGTCAGAAACACTAGAAGATGATGATTTAATGTTGCCGGCgaaaaagaaaaagtccaaAAAGATCAAAGATTTCCAGGATGATACAGATGTTCCCAGCAGAGATGATG GTCTGGAGGATGAGGACAGTAAAAATTTGGACGATATCACGTTCAGCACACAGACAGGTCCAGCGTGGGCGGGGTCAGAGAGAGACTACACGTACGACGAG CTCCTGAGCCGAGTGTTTAACATCATGAGGGAGAAGAACCCGGACATGGTGGCTGGGGAGAAGAGGAAATTTGTGATGAAACCTCCGCAGGTCGTCAGAGTCGGGACAAAGAAAACGTCCTttgttaattttacagacatctGCAAACT GTTGCATCGACAGCCCAAACATCTCCTGGCGTTCCTGCTGGCGGAGTTGGGAACAAG CGGCTCCATAGACGGAAATAACCAGCTCGTAATTAAAGGAAGATTCCAGCAGAAACAGATAGAGAACGTCTTACGAAGATATATCA AGGAGTATGTGACGTGTCACACGTGTCGCTCTCCTGAGACCATCCTGCAGAAAGACACCCGTCTGTATTTCCTGCAGTGTGAGACGTGTCACTCCCGCTGCTCCGTTGCCAGCATCAAGATCGGCTTCCAGGCAGTGACCGGGAAACGAGCCCAGCTCCGGGCCAAAGCCAACTGA